The Micropterus dolomieu isolate WLL.071019.BEF.003 ecotype Adirondacks linkage group LG20, ASM2129224v1, whole genome shotgun sequence genome has a segment encoding these proteins:
- the LOC123959052 gene encoding sialoadhesin-like, with product MGVSQVCGTIHEMSGLSHFLLTFCILGYLFCSSNTWYVKMPSNIKGLLGSCLVIPCSFGYYQYPPQNPERVVWYQYVRSGYPLVYDDWYPDYVISIFKGKTRVLTSTDSMTCSLQISPVSWSHHRLKIYPWVDPENVGTSTYRFFDTTVIM from the exons atgGGAGTCTCCCAG GTGTGTGGTACCATTCATGAGATGTCTGGATTGAGCCATTTTCTCCTGACCTTCTGCATTTTAG GATACCTTTTCTGCAGTTCCAACACTTGGTATGTAAAGATGCCAAGCAACATCAAAGGATTGCTGGGTTCCTGCCTTGTCATCCCTTGTAGTTTTGGCTACTATCAGTATCCACCTCAAAATCCAGAACGTGTGGTTTGGTACCAGTATGTGAGAAGTGGATATCCATTAGTATATGACGACTGGTATCCGGACTATgtcatttccatttttaaaggaaaaacacGTGTATTGACTTCCACAGACAGCATGACATGCAGTCTTCAAATCTCCCCAGTGAGCTGGTCTCACCACAGACTGAAGATTTACCCCTGGGTAGATCCAGAGAATGTTGGGACAAGCACCTACCGATTCTTTGATACAACTGTAATAATGTAG